The Paenibacillus sp. FSL R7-0204 genome includes a region encoding these proteins:
- a CDS encoding TetR/AcrR family transcriptional regulator gives MSNKPNAREAIVDTASRLFFTQGYHATGLNQIIKDSESPKGSLYYYFPHGKEELALTCINRTSEEVARLLRHYMEGEAAPAQAVQNFIMSMANEAEKSSFEGLVPFSFWVAVETSCVSHELRTACQCVFRDWQDIIAKRLIREGVQEETAERKASVVVSLFEGALLQALTCRNIQPLEAAAECIPAILA, from the coding sequence TTGTCGAACAAGCCTAATGCACGCGAGGCCATTGTAGATACGGCTTCCAGATTGTTTTTTACACAGGGGTACCATGCTACCGGACTGAATCAGATCATCAAGGACAGCGAATCGCCCAAGGGCTCCTTGTATTATTATTTCCCCCACGGCAAAGAGGAGCTGGCCCTGACCTGCATTAACCGGACTAGTGAAGAGGTAGCCCGTTTATTGCGCCATTACATGGAGGGTGAAGCGGCACCGGCTCAGGCTGTGCAGAATTTCATCATGTCTATGGCAAATGAGGCGGAGAAGTCCTCTTTTGAAGGACTGGTTCCGTTCAGTTTCTGGGTAGCCGTGGAGACCTCCTGTGTCAGCCATGAGCTGCGCACTGCTTGCCAGTGTGTCTTCAGGGATTGGCAGGATATTATTGCGAAGCGTCTGATCCGGGAGGGGGTACAGGAGGAAACGGCAGAGCGCAAAGCTTCGGTGGTGGTCTCCTTGTTCGAGGGAGCGCTGCTGCAGGCGTTGACCTGCAGAAATATTCAACCGCTGGAAGCAGCGGCAGAGTGCATTCCGGCAATATTGGCTTAA
- a CDS encoding lipase family protein codes for MVFAHKPPVFDSKTAIFLSAMSYQTYPFFFEGKLVLPEGFKLRFTIRAFADVENPTELVFGFIAVSRDQIVVAFRGYASYPADLLASYDIFLTPYPFVRSGGKTSRGFTCLYRSTRNNLIRELNKLSTAKRLYITGHNYGGALATLAALDIAVNTRFKHPFVYTYGSPRIGDPNFVSRFNSTIKNSARIVNIHDSFPTFPARRYPPPFTKRGITYRHVKTKVPISFQLNNVPRNDSIACYFNKLSQKNPKFAKALCDENPGFCPDTGMCFPFQGC; via the coding sequence ATGGTTTTCGCTCACAAACCGCCTGTTTTTGATAGCAAAACAGCCATATTTCTCTCTGCGATGAGCTATCAGACCTACCCGTTCTTTTTTGAGGGAAAGCTTGTCTTGCCGGAAGGCTTTAAGCTTCGATTTACGATCCGCGCTTTTGCCGACGTTGAGAACCCTACGGAGCTCGTATTCGGCTTTATCGCCGTGTCGCGGGATCAAATCGTTGTTGCGTTTAGAGGATACGCTTCGTATCCGGCAGACCTTCTTGCCTCATATGACATCTTTCTGACCCCATATCCTTTCGTCCGAAGCGGGGGGAAAACCTCTCGTGGCTTTACATGTTTGTATCGATCAACCCGAAACAACTTAATCCGTGAATTAAACAAGCTTTCGACAGCTAAAAGGCTGTATATTACCGGCCACAACTACGGTGGGGCTTTGGCCACGCTGGCCGCTTTGGATATTGCAGTAAACACCAGGTTCAAGCATCCGTTCGTCTATACGTACGGCAGTCCTCGCATCGGAGACCCCAACTTCGTTTCCCGCTTTAACAGTACGATTAAAAACAGTGCGCGAATCGTCAACATTCATGACTCTTTCCCGACTTTCCCGGCCCGAAGGTATCCGCCTCCTTTTACAAAGAGAGGAATTACTTATCGGCATGTAAAAACGAAGGTACCCATCTCTTTTCAACTGAACAATGTGCCGCGCAACGACTCGATTGCCTGCTATTTTAACAAGCTCAGTCAAAAGAATCCCAAATTCGCCAAAGCGTTATGCGACGAAAATCCGGGGTTCTGTCCTGATACCGGCATGTGCTTTCCGTTTCAAGGATGCTAG
- a CDS encoding lipase family protein → MYSNEDAILLAAMINQAYRLFEKEKVVLPQGYTLRFNILALAGVEQPEEEVFGFLAESKDNVIMIFRGTRTFKDNESDQDLYQVPFPFVRNAGKTHRGFTCIYQSARDELIEELNKLSTNKRLLIAGHSLGGALTVLTALDIAVNTGFKHPVVYSYGSPRVADPKFSSFFNHTVKNSFRIVNVHDIIPTLPANAYPPPFTKNGLFYRHVNTKVPISFQLNSLPVRNHEIVCYFKFLSRRNPDFAKALCADSPGFCPDTGLCVPFIGICSAEEERPNRA, encoded by the coding sequence ATGTACAGCAACGAAGACGCGATATTGCTTGCGGCCATGATCAATCAGGCTTACCGGCTTTTTGAGAAGGAAAAGGTAGTTCTGCCGCAAGGTTATACCCTTCGATTCAACATTCTAGCGCTTGCAGGTGTCGAACAGCCGGAGGAAGAAGTATTCGGCTTTCTCGCGGAGTCGAAAGATAATGTCATAATGATTTTCAGAGGAACACGAACATTTAAGGACAATGAGTCAGACCAGGACTTGTATCAAGTTCCCTTTCCATTTGTCAGAAATGCCGGAAAAACCCATCGCGGTTTTACATGTATTTATCAATCGGCAAGAGATGAATTGATCGAGGAATTGAACAAACTTTCTACGAATAAAAGACTGTTGATTGCAGGCCACAGTCTGGGAGGGGCTTTAACCGTATTGACTGCTTTGGATATTGCGGTGAACACCGGATTTAAACATCCTGTCGTGTATTCATACGGCAGTCCGCGTGTCGCAGACCCGAAATTTTCTTCCTTTTTCAACCACACGGTAAAAAACAGTTTTCGTATTGTCAACGTCCATGACATTATTCCGACTTTGCCGGCTAATGCGTATCCGCCGCCGTTTACCAAGAACGGTTTGTTTTATCGGCATGTAAACACGAAGGTTCCGATCTCTTTCCAGCTGAACAGTTTGCCTGTCCGCAATCATGAGATTGTCTGCTATTTCAAATTCCTAAGCCGACGGAATCCTGATTTTGCCAAAGCTTTATGCGCTGATAGCCCGGGGTTTTGTCCCGATACGGGATTATGTGTTCCGTTTATAGGAATATGCAGTGCGGAGGAAGAAAGACCAAACCGTGCATAA
- a CDS encoding NAD-dependent epimerase/dehydratase family protein: MNLVIGGNGGLGHSITQELLSRGKLVTATYHRSSQALRRLKGPLLTLAEVDVMNEKVLAEVLNGVTTLYFCLNVPYQDWYSVMPEALERVTRQLKTGQTLVFPGNIYGYGKLQYLPADERHPKEARTRKGKLRNQLEELLKTEAERRGFRYVIPRYPNCYGPNVTNRLFGPIFSGALQARTIKWPVKLDVPHDLVYIRDAARAAVLLAESGEQGEWHVSGSGAIEGRQFLMNIHHAAGSPGKCCAVPSWAVGLAGMFNKEANEFHELLYEFEYPLLLNDNKFMKRFPEYNPTSYKNAIKETIEWFREELG; the protein is encoded by the coding sequence ATGAATCTCGTCATTGGGGGAAATGGCGGTCTGGGCCATTCCATCACACAAGAATTACTGTCACGGGGCAAGCTAGTGACGGCTACATACCACCGTTCCAGTCAGGCTCTGCGCAGGCTGAAGGGGCCGCTGCTGACCCTGGCGGAAGTAGATGTAATGAATGAGAAGGTGCTGGCTGAAGTGCTGAATGGAGTAACAACCCTCTATTTCTGTCTTAATGTGCCGTATCAGGATTGGTACTCTGTCATGCCAGAGGCGCTGGAGCGGGTAACCCGCCAGCTTAAGACTGGCCAGACCCTGGTATTTCCGGGCAATATCTACGGTTACGGCAAGCTCCAATATCTTCCGGCGGATGAACGCCATCCGAAGGAGGCACGAACCCGCAAGGGGAAGCTGCGGAATCAACTGGAGGAGCTGCTTAAGACGGAGGCTGAACGGCGGGGCTTCCGTTATGTGATTCCGCGATATCCGAATTGCTACGGTCCCAATGTCACAAACCGCTTATTCGGACCGATCTTCAGCGGAGCCCTCCAAGCCAGAACGATTAAGTGGCCGGTGAAGCTGGACGTTCCGCATGATCTGGTCTATATCCGCGATGCGGCCAGAGCGGCCGTGCTGCTGGCGGAGAGCGGTGAGCAGGGGGAGTGGCATGTGTCCGGCTCCGGAGCTATTGAGGGGCGGCAATTCCTGATGAATATCCACCATGCGGCTGGCAGTCCGGGAAAGTGCTGTGCGGTGCCGAGCTGGGCAGTCGGATTAGCCGGTATGTTCAATAAGGAAGCTAACGAATTCCATGAGCTTCTATATGAATTCGAGTATCCTCTGCTGCTGAATGATAACAAATTCATGAAACGGTTTCCAGAATATAATCCGACATCGTATAAAAATGCCATTAAGGAAACCATAGAATGGTTCCGTGAAGAGCTGGGTTAG
- a CDS encoding ROK family protein, protein MDKYIVGIDLGGTNIKAGLFDEHFTAVEELSIPTEAQQGPAHVLERIRLAVTQLCAGSGTYESQIACMGMGIPGLLDPEEGLSVFSPNFPGWEQVHVVNEMKPYYSFEVYIDNDVRVNLYGEWQQGAGQGHKHLILLTLGTGLGSGMVHDGKVLYGTTFSAGEIGHMNMFRQGRPCRCGSSGCLGRYVSAVGMVNTFKEKLEAGRGSLIQTWTKHEQDQITAQMISEAYDLGDPLAIEVMHETGELLGFGLANVINLLNPELVIIGGGMAAAGDRLLNSVRDTVNAHALKLSASRCRIVQAELGSRAGTLGAAVYAYQKQKHTQLDHSN, encoded by the coding sequence ATGGATAAATACATAGTCGGCATTGACCTGGGCGGAACCAATATCAAGGCAGGCCTATTCGATGAGCATTTCACAGCCGTGGAGGAGTTGTCGATACCCACAGAAGCGCAGCAGGGTCCGGCACATGTGCTGGAGCGGATCAGGCTTGCTGTTACACAGCTATGTGCAGGAAGCGGAACTTACGAGTCGCAGATTGCCTGTATGGGCATGGGAATCCCCGGTCTGCTCGACCCGGAGGAGGGCCTGTCGGTCTTCTCACCGAATTTTCCCGGCTGGGAGCAGGTTCATGTGGTCAACGAAATGAAGCCGTACTACAGCTTCGAGGTCTACATAGATAACGATGTGCGGGTTAATCTCTACGGGGAATGGCAGCAGGGGGCCGGACAAGGGCATAAGCATCTGATACTGCTCACACTCGGGACCGGTCTCGGCTCCGGGATGGTTCATGACGGCAAGGTGCTCTACGGGACAACCTTCAGCGCTGGTGAAATCGGACATATGAATATGTTCCGGCAGGGACGGCCCTGCCGCTGCGGAAGCTCTGGATGCCTGGGGAGGTATGTATCTGCGGTGGGGATGGTGAATACCTTCAAGGAGAAGCTGGAGGCAGGAAGGGGCAGCCTAATTCAGACCTGGACGAAGCACGAACAGGATCAAATCACAGCTCAGATGATTTCAGAGGCTTACGATCTTGGAGACCCCTTGGCCATTGAGGTCATGCATGAGACGGGGGAGTTGCTGGGATTCGGGCTGGCGAATGTGATTAATCTGCTGAACCCGGAGCTGGTTATTATCGGGGGCGGCATGGCCGCAGCCGGAGACCGGCTCCTGAATAGTGTCCGCGATACCGTAAACGCCCATGCGCTGAAGCTATCCGCAAGCCGGTGCCGGATTGTTCAGGCTGAACTGGGCAGCCGTGCAGGTACGCTGGGTGCTGCTGTATATGCTTATCAGAAACAGAAGCATACACAACTAGACCATTCTAATTGA
- a CDS encoding ABC transporter permease, producing the protein MYYLGLLIEYLKNYMKTRLTYRADFWVEVISDLLFQATNFIFILVIFMHTDSLGGWNQNEVVFVYGFFMVPFGVFSCFVNMWGFSERYIVKGEMDRVLTRPAHNLFQIFLENVDPPSLVGSFIGLIVMAISGSNLGLPFEWWTLPMLILLTLSAVAIYTGIYTTLTSLSFYSDAPTGILPLMYNIQTYGRYPVTIYNRAIQVLLTWIIPFAFVGIYPAALFLHRDEMRTMALLTPLVGVVFLSIGLMAWSYGVKRYKGAGS; encoded by the coding sequence ATGTACTACCTGGGCTTATTGATTGAATACTTGAAGAATTATATGAAAACACGGTTAACCTACCGCGCGGACTTCTGGGTGGAGGTTATCTCCGACCTGCTGTTCCAGGCGACGAACTTTATCTTCATCCTGGTCATCTTCATGCATACCGACAGCCTGGGCGGCTGGAATCAGAACGAAGTGGTGTTCGTCTACGGCTTCTTCATGGTTCCGTTCGGCGTGTTCAGCTGCTTCGTTAATATGTGGGGCTTCAGTGAACGGTATATTGTCAAAGGCGAAATGGACCGCGTCCTGACCCGTCCGGCACATAACCTGTTCCAGATCTTCCTGGAGAATGTAGACCCGCCGTCATTGGTCGGATCCTTCATCGGGCTGATTGTGATGGCAATCAGCGGCAGCAATCTGGGCCTGCCGTTTGAATGGTGGACCCTGCCGATGCTGATTCTTCTGACGCTCAGCGCTGTAGCCATTTATACAGGGATCTATACTACACTGACCTCGTTGTCGTTCTATTCGGATGCGCCGACAGGCATTCTGCCGCTGATGTATAACATCCAGACGTACGGACGTTATCCGGTAACGATCTACAACCGGGCGATTCAGGTGCTGCTTACCTGGATTATCCCCTTCGCTTTTGTCGGGATCTATCCGGCAGCCTTGTTCCTGCACCGCGATGAGATGCGGACGATGGCGCTGCTGACTCCTCTGGTCGGTGTGGTCTTCCTCAGCATCGGCCTGATGGCCTGGAGCTACGGCGTCAAACGGTATAAGGGCGCTGGTTCTTAA
- a CDS encoding ABC transporter permease, translating to MLGAYFDFIRIRFLTMLAYRVNYYSGILIYTLNIGVNYFTWRAIYGDGESLGGFTGAQMTTYVAVSWMARAFYFNNLDREISTDIRDGSIAIQFIRPYNYVLVKMMQGLGEGLFRFMMLMIPGMVIAILLFPVQLPTEPSAWAGFLVMLFFSFLISSQINIITGLSAFFVENNEGMMRMKRVVVDLFSGLIVPITLFPDWLSSVLKVLPFQTITYLPGSVFTGRVQGVGIWNVLGIQVIWFLILLIPIVWLNHAARQRLFVQGG from the coding sequence CTGCTTGGCGCTTATTTTGATTTTATCCGTATCCGGTTCCTGACGATGCTTGCTTACCGGGTAAATTACTATTCGGGGATTCTGATCTACACGCTTAATATCGGGGTGAACTATTTCACCTGGAGAGCGATCTATGGCGATGGTGAATCGCTTGGCGGCTTTACCGGGGCGCAGATGACCACGTATGTGGCGGTGTCCTGGATGGCACGGGCCTTCTACTTCAACAATCTGGACCGGGAGATCTCTACGGATATCCGTGACGGAAGCATCGCGATCCAGTTCATCCGGCCTTATAATTATGTTCTGGTCAAAATGATGCAGGGTCTCGGCGAAGGCCTGTTCCGCTTCATGATGCTGATGATCCCGGGCATGGTGATTGCCATTCTGCTGTTTCCGGTACAGCTTCCTACGGAGCCTTCGGCTTGGGCCGGGTTCCTGGTCATGCTGTTCTTCAGCTTCCTGATCAGCTCGCAGATTAATATTATCACAGGCCTGTCAGCCTTCTTCGTGGAGAACAATGAGGGGATGATGCGCATGAAGCGTGTGGTCGTCGATCTGTTCTCGGGGCTGATTGTGCCGATTACGTTATTCCCGGACTGGTTGTCTTCCGTGCTTAAAGTTCTTCCCTTCCAAACGATTACCTATCTGCCGGGTTCTGTATTTACAGGCCGGGTGCAGGGGGTAGGCATCTGGAATGTGCTGGGTATCCAGGTCATCTGGTTCCTGATTCTGCTCATTCCAATTGTCTGGCTAAATCACGCAGCGCGTCAGCGGCTGTTCGTGCAGGGGGGTTAA
- a CDS encoding ABC transporter ATP-binding protein, which translates to MNAIQVQDLRKTFKVQKNREGLKGAFADLFKRQYSEVTAVKDISFSIPEGEICGYIGENGAGKSTTIKMLTGILVPTAGSLTVGGFVPYEEREKFVQNIGVVFGQRSQLWWDIGVIESFQLLRKVYRVSEQDFKKRLDELVERLELQDLLNRPVRKLSLGQRMRCELVAALLHNPSILFLDEPTIGLDIVVKSEIREFLKDMNREHGTTILLTTHDLQDIEALCSRVIMLDDGRIIYDGGLDDLKQRWGTGREVQFQFGTATKLQQLIGWTEGMPVTWTAENELAAKVWIPLELNVSDVLGRVVGQADITDIKIIETNTDDIVRSIYQSGSAEKPEERIAALSDEKEVIHV; encoded by the coding sequence ATGAATGCTATTCAAGTGCAGGACTTGCGCAAGACCTTCAAAGTCCAAAAAAACCGCGAGGGCCTCAAAGGGGCCTTCGCTGATTTGTTTAAACGGCAATATTCCGAAGTGACGGCAGTGAAGGACATCTCGTTCAGCATTCCCGAAGGTGAAATCTGCGGATATATTGGGGAGAACGGGGCAGGGAAGTCTACTACGATCAAAATGCTTACCGGAATTCTTGTCCCTACCGCCGGCAGTCTGACTGTCGGCGGCTTCGTGCCGTACGAGGAGCGCGAGAAGTTCGTGCAGAACATCGGCGTTGTCTTCGGCCAGCGGAGCCAGCTCTGGTGGGATATCGGCGTGATTGAGTCGTTCCAGCTACTGCGCAAGGTATACCGCGTGTCCGAGCAGGACTTCAAAAAACGGCTGGATGAACTGGTGGAACGCCTGGAGCTTCAGGATCTGCTGAACCGTCCGGTCCGTAAGCTGAGTCTTGGGCAGCGGATGCGCTGCGAGCTGGTAGCCGCACTGCTGCACAATCCGTCCATTCTGTTCCTGGATGAGCCGACGATTGGACTGGATATTGTCGTGAAGTCGGAGATCCGCGAATTTCTGAAGGATATGAACCGGGAGCATGGCACAACCATCCTGCTGACGACTCATGATTTGCAGGATATCGAAGCGCTCTGTTCACGGGTCATCATGCTGGATGACGGGCGGATTATCTATGACGGAGGTCTGGATGACCTGAAGCAGCGCTGGGGAACCGGGCGTGAGGTGCAGTTCCAGTTCGGAACGGCCACGAAGCTGCAGCAGCTGATCGGCTGGACGGAAGGCATGCCGGTTACCTGGACCGCAGAGAATGAGCTGGCGGCCAAGGTCTGGATTCCGCTGGAGCTGAATGTATCGGATGTGCTGGGCCGGGTCGTTGGACAGGCAGATATTACAGACATCAAAATCATCGAAACGAATACGGATGACATCGTCCGCAGTATCTACCAGTCAGGCTCGGCAGAGAAGCCGGAGGAGCGGATCGCCGCACTCAGCGATGAGAAAGAGGTTATCCATGTCTGA
- a CDS encoding GTP cyclohydrolase II — MINPDILSILQNKISRIPMEHSTNILVGPITLPVNLDGETITFKWYSWLNVTDEELQHAEGKEATELLISRLSSMKLADGQQSSVLVYGDFEHSEEALIRMHSICHTGDIFGSKRCDCGFQLHQSMKMIAQHGAGALFYLANHEGRGIGLFSKAMAYLLQEEGYDTVEANLELGFADDSRDYTDAISVLQHLRSHPVTLITNNPKKLEALRAAGMNTVKRVPLWGDVSAFNEKYLRTKVARSGHLEAVPGAEFFEGRVAK; from the coding sequence ATGATTAACCCAGATATCCTATCTATCCTACAAAACAAAATCAGCCGGATTCCTATGGAACACTCCACGAATATATTGGTCGGACCTATTACCCTGCCTGTCAATCTGGACGGGGAGACGATTACTTTCAAATGGTACAGCTGGCTGAATGTGACGGATGAAGAGCTTCAGCACGCTGAAGGCAAGGAGGCTACCGAGCTGCTCATCAGCCGGTTATCCTCGATGAAGCTTGCGGATGGACAGCAATCCAGTGTCCTGGTCTACGGAGATTTCGAGCATTCCGAGGAAGCGCTGATCCGGATGCACAGCATTTGCCATACCGGGGACATCTTCGGCAGCAAGCGCTGCGATTGCGGCTTCCAGCTGCATCAGTCGATGAAGATGATTGCGCAGCATGGCGCCGGGGCACTCTTTTATCTGGCGAATCATGAAGGAAGGGGTATTGGCCTGTTCAGCAAAGCGATGGCATATCTGCTTCAGGAAGAAGGGTATGATACTGTGGAGGCCAATCTGGAGCTTGGGTTCGCCGATGATTCCAGAGATTACACAGATGCGATTAGCGTGCTTCAGCACCTGCGCAGCCATCCGGTGACCCTGATCACCAACAATCCGAAGAAGCTGGAAGCACTCCGGGCTGCCGGAATGAACACAGTGAAGCGGGTGCCGCTATGGGGCGACGTATCGGCCTTCAATGAGAAGTACCTGCGGACCAAGGTGGCCCGTTCCGGACATCTGGAGGCTGTGCCGGGTGCAGAGTTTTTTGAGGGAAGAGTGGCAAAATAA
- a CDS encoding winged helix-turn-helix transcriptional regulator: MNDFEMCPRFEKAVDVLSKRWVALIVFVLMDGPRRFGEIEHCLSNLSGKVLSDRLKEMETEGIIQRTVYPEMPVRIEYSLTDKGTALAPILGEIGNWSTDWIEIGVTK; encoded by the coding sequence ATGAATGATTTTGAGATGTGCCCGCGGTTTGAGAAAGCGGTAGATGTGCTTAGTAAGCGGTGGGTCGCCCTGATCGTGTTCGTCCTGATGGATGGTCCGCGGCGGTTCGGAGAAATTGAGCATTGCTTGTCCAATCTTAGCGGCAAGGTCTTGTCAGACCGGTTGAAGGAAATGGAGACGGAAGGGATCATACAGCGCACTGTATATCCTGAGATGCCCGTACGAATTGAGTATTCGTTAACCGATAAAGGTACGGCCCTCGCCCCTATTCTTGGAGAGATTGGTAACTGGTCTACGGATTGGATCGAGATCGGCGTGACCAAATGA
- a CDS encoding ABC transporter permease subunit, with amino-acid sequence MRTILEMTWKEMLRKKVMLLTLLLTLVFLIAFWFVADTVGTNDPGAGTLGNGSGLFMQFMNGAFILSLGFFFGAFVIAFLAIFSSFSVIAGEAEQGVMQALLPRPLPRWKWYLGRWLGFVTLGTIYALILFTAILLITSAHANVPRDAVVLTKSFLLFASVVPLLISVSMLGSGLFSALGNGVFMTMLYGAGFLGGMVDKLSSSLRLEDDGLKVLNNLTGMISMIMPADTLQRRMTVELFSLKDMNGMVSMNSGALSLMNFNSFPSNTFVVYAVIYTVVIFGLGLLRFQRKDL; translated from the coding sequence ATGAGAACCATACTGGAAATGACCTGGAAAGAAATGCTGCGCAAAAAAGTGATGCTGCTAACCCTCCTGCTGACCCTGGTGTTCCTGATTGCCTTCTGGTTCGTGGCGGATACCGTGGGGACGAATGATCCGGGGGCCGGAACGCTGGGGAATGGCAGCGGGTTATTCATGCAGTTCATGAACGGCGCTTTTATTCTGAGTCTGGGCTTCTTCTTCGGCGCGTTCGTTATTGCCTTTCTGGCGATCTTCAGCTCTTTCTCGGTGATTGCCGGTGAGGCGGAACAGGGGGTCATGCAGGCTCTGTTGCCCCGGCCGCTGCCGCGCTGGAAATGGTATCTTGGCCGCTGGCTGGGCTTCGTTACGCTGGGAACGATCTATGCCCTCATTCTGTTCACTGCAATTCTACTGATTACAAGTGCCCACGCGAATGTTCCCAGAGATGCAGTCGTGCTTACAAAGTCATTCCTGCTGTTCGCTTCTGTAGTTCCCTTGTTAATCTCCGTATCCATGCTGGGTTCAGGACTATTCTCGGCGCTTGGCAACGGTGTGTTCATGACGATGCTCTATGGGGCGGGATTTCTCGGAGGGATGGTAGATAAGCTTAGCAGTTCGCTGAGACTGGAGGACGACGGACTGAAGGTGCTGAATAATCTGACCGGAATGATCTCGATGATTATGCCGGCAGATACCTTGCAGCGCCGAATGACTGTCGAGCTGTTCAGCTTGAAGGATATGAACGGCATGGTATCCATGAATAGCGGGGCGCTTAGTCTGATGAATTTCAATTCATTTCCGTCTAATACCTTTGTCGTTTACGCTGTAATCTACACTGTGGTTATCTTTGGGCTGGGGCTTCTGCGCTTTCAGCGTAAGGATCTCTAG
- a CDS encoding ABC transporter ATP-binding protein — MSSIPAIDANALTKAYPNGRGCRDVTLTVGKGEAFGFLGPNGAGKSTFVKMLVGLISPTDGQASILGHPLGSIEAKMKIGYLPELYRYQDWLTGEEVVRLHAKLCRIPKSVMDQRIPELLQEVGIGLRGRDRVKHYSKGMQQRLGLACALVNDPEILFLDEPSSALDPIGRMEVRKILQRLKERGITIFLNSHLLEDVEVLCDRMALLSNGAVLRHGKVADMLNKRTSWHFKVGGYTPFLLSWLNEHTGLSIRQSVPAAGKSGNAPAQEESDSSVVWLETELDHEEQAGWLNGLMVEQGMTLYQVNRQTERLEDWFMDAVAGLSHRGEKE, encoded by the coding sequence ATGAGCAGTATCCCTGCGATTGATGCGAACGCCTTGACCAAAGCTTATCCGAACGGGCGCGGTTGCCGGGATGTTACTTTGACTGTGGGGAAAGGGGAAGCCTTCGGCTTCCTCGGCCCCAACGGTGCCGGCAAGAGTACCTTTGTCAAAATGCTGGTCGGACTCATCTCGCCAACGGACGGGCAGGCTTCCATCCTGGGCCATCCGCTCGGCTCAATCGAAGCCAAAATGAAGATTGGCTATCTGCCCGAGCTGTACCGCTACCAGGATTGGCTGACCGGTGAAGAGGTGGTCAGGCTTCATGCCAAGCTGTGCCGGATTCCGAAATCCGTCATGGATCAGAGAATTCCCGAGCTCCTTCAGGAGGTAGGCATCGGGCTGCGTGGAAGGGACCGGGTCAAGCATTATTCCAAGGGAATGCAGCAGCGGCTGGGTCTTGCGTGTGCGCTGGTGAATGACCCCGAGATTCTTTTCCTGGATGAACCCTCCTCAGCCCTTGATCCCATCGGGAGAATGGAAGTGCGGAAGATTCTGCAGCGGCTGAAGGAACGGGGAATTACTATTTTTCTCAACTCTCATTTACTTGAGGATGTTGAAGTGCTGTGCGACCGGATGGCTCTCTTGAGTAACGGAGCGGTCCTGCGGCACGGCAAAGTAGCGGATATGCTGAACAAGCGGACAAGCTGGCATTTCAAAGTGGGCGGATACACGCCTTTTTTGCTGTCCTGGCTTAATGAGCATACAGGGCTATCCATCCGGCAATCCGTGCCTGCGGCGGGTAAATCGGGCAATGCTCCGGCACAGGAAGAGTCAGATTCAAGCGTCGTGTGGCTGGAAACGGAGCTGGATCATGAGGAGCAGGCGGGCTGGCTGAACGGGCTGATGGTAGAGCAGGGGATGACGCTGTACCAGGTGAACCGCCAGACTGAACGGCTGGAGGATTGGTTCATGGATGCGGTCGCCGGGCTCAGTCATAGGGGGGAGAAGGAATGA
- a CDS encoding sigma-70 family RNA polymerase sigma factor has protein sequence MNIPESDPYKLIFYEHYPSVRRKLAALVRDESAADDLAQEVFIRLYRNPPDDPAALGAWLHRVLTRIGYDYLNQRVRERRLINKQELLYDPGASAPTGEEVVLSKLDQEDVRSWLEDLPERDRQALLLKYSGYSYAEIAGELGVRPPVVGTLLSRATAKLKHHAVKSIPQE, from the coding sequence ATGAATATTCCGGAATCAGACCCATACAAATTAATCTTTTATGAGCATTACCCGAGTGTGCGCCGCAAGCTGGCGGCACTTGTGAGGGACGAGAGTGCTGCTGATGATCTGGCGCAGGAGGTTTTTATCAGACTCTACAGAAATCCGCCGGATGATCCAGCGGCTCTGGGGGCGTGGCTGCATAGAGTGCTTACGCGGATCGGATATGATTATCTGAACCAGCGGGTGAGAGAGCGGCGTCTGATCAACAAGCAGGAGCTGTTATATGATCCGGGGGCTTCTGCTCCTACAGGGGAAGAAGTGGTCCTCAGCAAGCTGGATCAGGAAGATGTGCGGAGCTGGCTGGAGGATCTTCCGGAACGGGACCGGCAGGCACTGCTGCTTAAGTATTCGGGCTATAGCTACGCAGAGATTGCCGGGGAGCTGGGAGTGAGGCCGCCTGTGGTCGGTACCCTGTTAAGCCGGGCGACAGCCAAACTGAAACACCATGCGGTGAAATCCATTCCGCAAGAATAA